The DNA segment ACCTCGGCCAGCCGGGTGCAGGACTTGCTGGTACGCATGACCACTTCCAGTACGGCCACCTCCAGGTATTCCCGCTCCGCATCCTCGTAGGATTTGATCGGAATGGTCTCCGGCTTGAGCGTGTATTGCCAGGTCACACCCTCCACATCATCCTGAAGCGCCTTCTTGTCGGAAGCCGTCAGCGACCCGGTCTCCACGAAAAGCTTCTTGAACACCCGCTTCCCGAGACGGCTTGCTCCCGGGAATCCCAGGCTCTCCAGGAGTTGCCCTGTCATGCGGCCTCCCCGTCGAGGACAATCAGGTAGGCGACCACTTCAAAGTCCTCGATGCCCCGGAAGGTGCCTTTGGAGATGGCGGTGCCGCCACGGGCGAACAAGCTGGCCGTCCCGTGCTCTTCGGCCTTGCCGGAAATGGTGGCCACGGCCTTGCCGAGAAGTCCCTGATATTCGCTCACATCCCGCCCCTGGCGCGTCAGGCGGTTCAACGTCCCCACCATGTCCGCATCAACGGCTTTGGACTTTCCGGCGGCTTTTCGCAAAAGGTCGAGGACCTTCTTGGCCTGGGTGTAATTCAACGTCACCGCGCCGGAGTCCGAGACATGGACCAGATAGTGCGGTGCAAGGGCATAGGTCTTGTCCGTGTCCATCTTCGGGTTCTCGCTCCGCAGGCAGAAGATGACGCCCGGCTGCAAGTCCTCATCGGCCCCGGCAACGGCAAAGGCCCCGATGGACTTGTGCTCCAATTCTTCCCGGTGTTCCTTGAGGTAGCCCGCAAGGTCCATCCTGAAATCGTTGAGGGTCAGGTCGGTGATGGAAATGTTCTCGCCCAGGTCCTCGATGTCCACGACCTCGTTTTGGAGCCGCTCCAACTGCTTGCGGCGATACTCCAGGTCGTTCATTTCATCGCCCGCGTTCTGCTCAATAAGATTCTCCTCGCCGGTGGCGGAGATATCCAGGAGCACCATGCGGCCCGAGACCCGCGCCTGCAGGTTGATGTACTCGTCCAGCTCCAGATTCGGCCAGAAGTTGACGAGCTGAATGACAGCGTTCTTCGAGCCGAGCCGATCTACACGCCCAAACCGCTGGATGATCCGGACCGGGTTCCAGTGGATGTCGTAGTTGATCAGGTAGTCGCAGTCCTGCAGGTTCTGGCCCTCGGAAATGCAGTCCGTGGCAATGAGCAGGTCGATCTCCTCGGTAAGCGTGGCATCCACCATGCTTCGTTCCTTGGAGACGGGAGAAAACGAAGTCAGAATTGAGGGCAGGTCCTTGCGGATGGTGTGCAGCGTTGTTCTATTGCCGCCCGTCCCGCCGGTCACCAATGCCGAATGGATGCCATGCTTGCTCTTGGCCCAGTCCGAAAGGTTGGCATAGAGGTAATTGGCCGTGTCGGCAAAGGCCGTGAAAATGATGACCTTCAGATTGCCCGGATTGACGGGCGTAGCGATTTTCTCCGAGATGGCCTTCTTGAGCTCCAGGAGCTTGGCGTCGGTCTCAGGCTCGACCCGTTCCGTGTCCCCGAGGAGCTGCACGAGCAACGCCTCGTCCTCTTCCAGTTCCTGCTTCCAGCGGATGCGGTCGATATCCTGAATGAGCACCTTGACCTTGTTGCCGATCAGGTGCTCGTCGAACTCCAGGGAGTCGACCTCGATGTCCTCGATGGAGATTTCCTCGATGCCCGACGGATCGTGCCCGTCAATGCGCCGGATAATCTCCCGCACATGGTTGAGCAGCTTCTCCAGGGTCAGCCCGAAAGAGTTGATGGAGCTCTCCATGCGCTTGAAGAGGTTGACGCGCATCAGGTGGATCAAGCTGGCTTCACGGTCGATCTGTTTGAATACGGAACCGCCGGAAAGCTGCATGTCGTATTTGCGGCCGTACTCCTCCCGCTTGTCGGCCAGGACGTACTTCAGGGGCGAATAGGCGCTGAGGTTCAGCTTGCGGATGCTCCGGTTGATCTCTTTGAGTTCCGGGAACCGCCCGTCAGTGTCGATGTCGGCGTAGATGTTGATCGGCTTGGCCCGTTCGGGGAATTGCCCGATCTCCGCGATGTCGTAGTACTTCTCAATGTGCTTGCGGGACCGGGCTATGGTCAGGAGGTCCAGGAGCTTGAAATAATCGAAGTTGAGCGCTTCCAGGAGGGCCTCCGTGGTGCGCTCCGACTCCTCCAGCTTCAGCCACTGGTTGAACCGGACCTGGGCGCGTCGCAGCGACTCCTCGATGCTCGTGATGCCGTGTTCCTTCAAGGCCAGGTCGTCGCCCTCGGTGATGAAGGCAACCTGGTTCTTGAGGTCGGTCATGCGGTTGTTGACTGGGGTGGCCGAGAGCATCAGGACCTTGGTCTTCACGCCCGACTTGATGATCTCGCTCATGAGCCGGGAGTACCGGGTGATGGTCCCCTTCTTAGGCGGATTGTTGCGGAAGTTGTGCGACTCGTCGATGACCACGAGGTCGTAGTTGCCCCAGTTCAGCGTGGAGAGGTTGATTTCGCCGGAAAAGCCCTGGACGCGGGAGAGATCCGTGTGGTTCAGCACATCGTAATTGAAGCGGTCGGAAGCCAGGATGTTCCGCTTGTCATTGATGGTGTAGAGCGTCCAGTTCTCGCGCAGTTTCTTGGGACACAGGACGAGCACCCTGTCGTTACGGAGTTCGTAGTATTTGATGACGGCCAAGGCCTCGAAGGTCTTGCCCAGACCGACACTGTCCGCGATGATGCAGCCGTTGTACTTTTCGATCTTGTCGATTGCGCCCAGCACTCCGTCCCGCTGGAATTTGTAGAGCTTATTCCAGACTGTCGTATCCTTGATGCCAGTCCGGGTCTTGATGATGCTTTCCTCATCGAGCTCCTCCAGGAACTCGCTGAAGATATTGTACAAGACAAAGAAATAGAGAAAGCTGGGGGAATTGTCGGCATAGATGGCCTCTATGTCGGCAAGGAGCTGTTTCTTGATGTCGCGGGATTCTTCGGGGTTCTCCCAAATCGAATCGAACCACTCCAACAGGCTTTGCGCCTCCCGAGGGGCAGTGACCAGCGTGTTGATCGCAAAACCCGAGGCAGGGTTAACCCCCAACCCATCCGTGGTGAAGGGGGAGCTTCCATGGATGGCCACGGACTGACCATCCGCATTCTGTACATGAAAAAGGTTGCTGCCGATGGGCGCGCGCGGCGATCGGACTTCCACCTTTTTTCTCACCCAATCCGCGCACTCTCGGGCCACACTGGCCATGTTGAGCTGATTCCGGAATCGCCTGTCGTTTACGCCGCCGATGAGCCCGGCTTCATCCGCTTCGGGCAAAAGAAGACGCACGGAGTCAATCTTACCGAGAGCGTCTTTCAATTCCGAGAAACCGTAGAGCGAAAACAGGCCGGACAAAACAGAGAGCTTGGCGTTGCGGCTAACCGCCTTTCGCAGCTCCGCTCCGACTTGGCCGTTTGTCTTATTGTCTATTAGCATATTCTATGAAGGGGCTCGATTCTTTGGGTTGCAGCCACAGGTAACAATGCCAGCCGCATAATAAAGTCCATATTATTCAATGCAAAATAGACATACTCTGGACCTGGAGGCAAGACAACCTATGGTTGGAGGAATTCGTGAATTCCAGCCCCAACCACAGGCAAGATGTTCAGTCATCTCTGCATCCGGCCTTGGCAAAGCATAGGCGGAAGGGTATATCGGCAACAAATACCAACAGAAAGGGCCACATGAATATACCTCAATACCACGAAATGATGCTCCCAACGGTCAAGGTAATCGACGAGCTCGGAGGGTCGGGAACAATCCAGGAAATCGCTGAGGGAGTAATCCAACTCCTCAGCCTTCCCGAAGACGTCACTTCGCTGCCGCATAACCCGGAGAAGTCCAGCCAAACCGAAGTTGAGTATCGTCTTGCTTGGGCCAGGACGTACCTCAAAAAGGTCGGATTGATCGACAACTCGGAGCGAGGGGTATGGTCATTCACGGAGAAGTATCATCGCGGCATGAAACTCGACGCGGAAGAGATCGTACAAGAAGTCCGTGGGTTGGCCAAAAATTCGAAGAAAAAGGCGATCGACGAGACCCCTGAAGCTATCCCCGAGGCTGGAGATTGGCGGGAAGTCATACATCAAACCATCCTCGCCCTTGACCCGAGTGCGTTTGAACGCCTGACAAAGCGCATCCTCAGGGAGATAGGTTTCGTCCAGGTGGAAGTAACCGGGAAATCCGGCGACGGTGGCATCGACGGGAAAGGGATCGTGAAGATCCAAGATGTCCTGAGCTATCACGTTGTCTTTCAGTGCAAACGCTACAAAGGCTCCGTTGGGCCAGGAGCGATTCGAGATTTCAGAGGTGCCATGGTCGGCAGAGCGGACAAAGGGCTTTTTATCACCACCGGAACCTTTACCCGCGAAGCAACCAAGGAAGCGACAAGAGACGGGGCCTCACCGATTGATTTGATCGACGGTGATGACCTCGT comes from the Desulfovibrio sp. Huiquan2017 genome and includes:
- a CDS encoding helicase-related protein, which encodes MAIHGSSPFTTDGLGVNPASGFAINTLVTAPREAQSLLEWFDSIWENPEESRDIKKQLLADIEAIYADNSPSFLYFFVLYNIFSEFLEELDEESIIKTRTGIKDTTVWNKLYKFQRDGVLGAIDKIEKYNGCIIADSVGLGKTFEALAVIKYYELRNDRVLVLCPKKLRENWTLYTINDKRNILASDRFNYDVLNHTDLSRVQGFSGEINLSTLNWGNYDLVVIDESHNFRNNPPKKGTITRYSRLMSEIIKSGVKTKVLMLSATPVNNRMTDLKNQVAFITEGDDLALKEHGITSIEESLRRAQVRFNQWLKLEESERTTEALLEALNFDYFKLLDLLTIARSRKHIEKYYDIAEIGQFPERAKPINIYADIDTDGRFPELKEINRSIRKLNLSAYSPLKYVLADKREEYGRKYDMQLSGGSVFKQIDREASLIHLMRVNLFKRMESSINSFGLTLEKLLNHVREIIRRIDGHDPSGIEEISIEDIEVDSLEFDEHLIGNKVKVLIQDIDRIRWKQELEEDEALLVQLLGDTERVEPETDAKLLELKKAISEKIATPVNPGNLKVIIFTAFADTANYLYANLSDWAKSKHGIHSALVTGGTGGNRTTLHTIRKDLPSILTSFSPVSKERSMVDATLTEEIDLLIATDCISEGQNLQDCDYLINYDIHWNPVRIIQRFGRVDRLGSKNAVIQLVNFWPNLELDEYINLQARVSGRMVLLDISATGEENLIEQNAGDEMNDLEYRRKQLERLQNEVVDIEDLGENISITDLTLNDFRMDLAGYLKEHREELEHKSIGAFAVAGADEDLQPGVIFCLRSENPKMDTDKTYALAPHYLVHVSDSGAVTLNYTQAKKVLDLLRKAAGKSKAVDADMVGTLNRLTRQGRDVSEYQGLLGKAVATISGKAEEHGTASLFARGGTAISKGTFRGIEDFEVVAYLIVLDGEAA
- a CDS encoding restriction endonuclease, yielding MNSSPNHRQDVQSSLHPALAKHRRKGISATNTNRKGHMNIPQYHEMMLPTVKVIDELGGSGTIQEIAEGVIQLLSLPEDVTSLPHNPEKSSQTEVEYRLAWARTYLKKVGLIDNSERGVWSFTEKYHRGMKLDAEEIVQEVRGLAKNSKKKAIDETPEAIPEAGDWREVIHQTILALDPSAFERLTKRILREIGFVQVEVTGKSGDGGIDGKGIVKIQDVLSYHVVFQCKRYKGSVGPGAIRDFRGAMVGRADKGLFITTGTFTREATKEATRDGASPIDLIDGDDLVEILKKLRLGVNVRMVEEVEVDCGWFEKI